The following are encoded together in the Nocardioides okcheonensis genome:
- a CDS encoding helix-turn-helix domain-containing protein has translation MELSAREDTHRRMLRARDEMDRLYAEPLDIPHLAAVAHLSPSQFGRVFRSVYGETPHRYLQRRRVERAMTLLRQTDRPVTDVAWDVGFASLGTFSRTFSNVVGCSPSQFRARHAPVAVPSCFIAAWARPREAAGPARTAVSEKRADGDAG, from the coding sequence GTGGAGCTGAGCGCACGGGAGGACACCCACCGGCGGATGCTGCGCGCCCGCGACGAGATGGACCGGCTCTACGCCGAGCCGCTCGACATCCCGCACCTCGCAGCGGTGGCGCACCTCTCGCCCTCCCAGTTCGGGCGGGTGTTCCGCTCCGTCTACGGCGAGACCCCGCACCGCTACCTCCAGCGCCGTCGCGTCGAGCGGGCGATGACCCTGCTGCGCCAGACCGACCGGCCGGTCACCGACGTCGCGTGGGACGTCGGGTTCGCCAGCCTCGGCACCTTCAGCCGGACCTTCAGCAACGTCGTCGGCTGCTCGCCGTCGCAGTTCCGCGCGCGGCACGCACCCGTCGCGGTGCCGTCGTGCTTCATCGCCGCGTGGGCCCGACCGCGCGAGGCCGCCGGGCCGGCGAGGACAGCGGTTTCGGAGAAGCGCGCGGACGGTGACGCTGGCTAG
- a CDS encoding heparan-alpha-glucosaminide N-acetyltransferase domain-containing protein encodes MTSASGSRLVGLDVARCLALLGMVATHVLDPRTPGGELATLQWLAGGRASALFAVLAGVSLALMTREPLRGRPLALRSAGIVARAALIALLGLALGGLDTGIAVILTYYGVLFVLALPFTLLPVRVLLPLAVAWVVVAPIVSHLVRPDLPERGFDSPSFAQLGDPGQLASELLLTGYYPAFPWLAYVLVGLVLGRLDLRDTTLLGGLALGGLGTAVLATRVSATFVDPAVASENATGMYGTTPTGGDWSWLLVVAPHSATPFDLAQTIGSAVLVISGCLLLERVLPRAVTAVLAVVLGAGAATLTLYTLHVVMRTPQVWPPEEPSSYALHVAVLLTLGAGLRLLRVRGPLEWVAGLPVRATRRAAPTPEPAGRGDAGR; translated from the coding sequence ATGACGAGCGCGTCCGGCAGCCGCCTCGTCGGGCTCGACGTCGCCCGGTGCCTGGCGCTGCTCGGCATGGTCGCGACCCACGTGCTCGACCCGCGCACGCCCGGCGGGGAGCTCGCCACGCTCCAGTGGCTGGCCGGCGGCCGCGCATCGGCGCTCTTCGCGGTGCTCGCCGGGGTGAGCCTCGCCCTGATGACCCGCGAGCCGCTGCGGGGGCGGCCGCTCGCCCTGCGGTCCGCCGGGATCGTCGCGCGAGCCGCGCTGATCGCCCTCCTCGGGCTGGCGCTCGGCGGCCTCGACACCGGGATCGCGGTGATCCTCACCTACTACGGCGTGCTGTTCGTCCTCGCGCTCCCGTTCACGCTCCTGCCCGTGAGGGTCCTGCTGCCGCTCGCCGTCGCGTGGGTGGTGGTGGCACCGATCGTGTCGCACCTGGTCCGGCCGGACCTGCCCGAGCGCGGCTTCGACAGCCCGAGCTTCGCGCAGCTCGGCGACCCGGGGCAGCTGGCGAGCGAGCTGCTCCTGACGGGCTACTACCCCGCGTTCCCCTGGCTGGCCTACGTCCTCGTCGGCCTGGTCCTGGGCCGCCTCGACCTGCGGGACACGACGCTGCTCGGCGGCCTCGCGCTCGGCGGCCTCGGGACGGCCGTGCTCGCGACCCGCGTCTCGGCCACGTTCGTCGACCCGGCGGTGGCGTCCGAGAACGCCACCGGGATGTACGGCACCACGCCCACCGGTGGCGACTGGAGCTGGCTGCTGGTCGTGGCGCCCCACTCGGCGACGCCGTTCGACCTCGCCCAGACGATCGGCAGCGCGGTCCTCGTCATCTCGGGCTGCCTGCTCCTCGAGCGGGTCCTGCCCCGGGCCGTGACCGCGGTGCTCGCGGTCGTCCTGGGCGCCGGCGCCGCCACGTTGACGCTCTACACGCTCCACGTCGTGATGCGTACGCCGCAGGTGTGGCCGCCCGAGGAGCCGTCGAGCTACGCCCTGCACGTCGCCGTGCTCCTCACCCTCGGCGCGGGCCTGCGGCTGCTCCGGGTGCGGGGCCCGCTCGAGTGGGTCGCCGGGCTGCCGGTGCGGGCGACCCGGCGGGCCGCCCCCACGCCGGAGCCTGCCGGTCGCGGCGACGCCGGGCGCTAG
- a CDS encoding cupin domain-containing protein produces MSYPPPIYDGESGEASAHVVRGDVEPAVVYPNGNKVFYLARGTETTGTFGLYRWQFAGPESGPGPHFHRTITESFYVLDGTVSIFDGTQWVKVRAGDFAHVPAGGIHGFRNEDGAAEMLLHFAPGAPREAYFEQLAAGIADFDDDQRDRFMREHDNHWV; encoded by the coding sequence GTGAGCTATCCGCCGCCGATCTACGACGGCGAGTCGGGCGAGGCCTCCGCGCACGTGGTGCGTGGAGACGTCGAGCCCGCCGTCGTCTACCCCAACGGCAACAAGGTGTTCTACCTCGCCCGGGGCACGGAGACGACCGGAACGTTCGGGCTCTACCGCTGGCAGTTCGCCGGGCCCGAGAGCGGGCCGGGGCCGCACTTCCACCGCACCATCACCGAGTCGTTCTACGTCCTCGACGGGACCGTCTCGATCTTCGACGGGACGCAGTGGGTGAAGGTCCGCGCCGGCGACTTCGCCCACGTCCCGGCCGGCGGGATCCACGGGTTCCGCAACGAGGACGGCGCCGCCGAGATGCTGCTCCACTTCGCCCCGGGCGCCCCGCGCGAGGCGTACTTCGAGCAGCTCGCGGCGGGCATCGCCGACTTCGACGACGACCAGCGCGACCGGTTCATGCGCGAGCACGACAACCACTGGGTGTGA
- a CDS encoding VOC family protein, protein MTHITSLHIRSVPVLDQDEALDFYTRHLGFEVRDDIDLGFMRWLTVGVPGQDTSLLLELVGGPQHDEATAAQVRELVTKGALGGIFLTSDDVHATYTALVDAGVEVTQEPVEQPYGTDFGIRDPFGNHVRISQPNAASPAEVQDAYDAANAR, encoded by the coding sequence ATGACCCACATCACCAGCCTCCACATCCGCAGCGTGCCGGTCCTCGACCAGGACGAGGCACTCGACTTCTACACCCGCCACCTCGGCTTCGAGGTGCGCGACGACATCGACCTCGGCTTCATGCGCTGGCTCACCGTCGGCGTCCCCGGCCAGGACACGTCGCTCCTCCTCGAGCTCGTCGGCGGGCCGCAGCACGACGAGGCCACCGCCGCGCAGGTCCGCGAGCTGGTCACCAAGGGCGCCCTCGGCGGCATCTTCCTGACGAGCGACGACGTCCACGCGACCTACACCGCGCTCGTCGACGCCGGCGTCGAGGTCACCCAGGAGCCGGTCGAGCAGCCGTACGGCACCGACTTCGGGATCCGCGACCCGTTCGGCAACCACGTCCGGATCAGCCAGCCGAACGCGGCGTCACCCGCCGAGGTCCAGGACGCCTACGACGCGGCGAACGCGCGGTGA
- a CDS encoding MmcQ/YjbR family DNA-binding protein yields MALADRPLVPEEWVLRIDAVLGALPRCAQEQAWTGTRWRVGGATVAHVFGGEDQVFRITFRGEPDEVAAFEHLGHPYFRSGWGGNVIGLVLDEEAGIDWDELAELLTDSYCLQAPARLAEQVPRPGT; encoded by the coding sequence GTGGCCCTGGCTGACCGACCGCTCGTCCCGGAGGAGTGGGTGCTGCGCATCGACGCGGTGCTGGGAGCCCTGCCGCGCTGCGCCCAGGAGCAGGCCTGGACCGGCACCCGGTGGCGCGTCGGCGGCGCGACGGTCGCCCACGTCTTCGGCGGCGAGGACCAGGTCTTCCGGATCACCTTCCGCGGCGAGCCCGACGAGGTCGCGGCCTTCGAGCACCTCGGCCACCCCTACTTCCGCTCCGGCTGGGGCGGCAACGTGATCGGGCTGGTGCTCGACGAGGAGGCCGGGATCGACTGGGACGAGCTGGCCGAGCTGCTCACCGACTCCTACTGCCTCCAGGCGCCCGCGCGCCTCGCCGAGCAGGTCCCGCGTCCCGGCACGTGA